A single genomic interval of Saccharospirillum mangrovi harbors:
- a CDS encoding LegC family aminotransferase: MSRFDSLFGFIRDHYRSDAAIPLHAPAFIGQEKTYVMDTLDSTFVSSVGAYVDQFEQRMAAYTGSARAVATVNGTAALQVALRIAGVSAGDYVITQPLTFIATCNAIAYCSATPIFIDVDRTTLGLSPQAMDEWLQQNAQLDDQGRCVHRADGRVIRACLPMHTFGHPCDLDGLMTVCSRWHLGLVEDAAEALGSRYRGQHAGTFGRLGTLSFNGNKILTTGGGGMILANEADGQRAKHLTTTAKVPHPYEYDHDELGYNFRLPNLNAALGCAQLEQLDVFLAEKRQLAAEYAEHLADSELTFVSEPPHCESNYWLNAVLCPNASARQALLEASNQSGIMMRPVWRLMNELTMYQQAPAGDLSEARWLADHLVNLPSGVRASIPSEAT, from the coding sequence ATGAGCCGCTTCGATTCACTCTTTGGTTTTATCCGCGATCACTACCGCAGCGACGCGGCCATTCCTCTGCACGCCCCGGCGTTTATCGGCCAGGAAAAAACCTACGTCATGGACACGCTGGACAGCACCTTTGTCTCCAGCGTCGGCGCCTATGTGGACCAATTCGAGCAGCGCATGGCGGCCTACACCGGCAGCGCGCGGGCGGTGGCGACCGTCAACGGAACGGCGGCTTTGCAAGTGGCGCTGCGCATCGCTGGCGTCAGCGCGGGCGATTACGTCATCACGCAGCCGTTAACCTTTATCGCCACCTGCAACGCCATTGCCTATTGCTCGGCGACGCCGATTTTTATCGACGTGGATCGTACAACCCTGGGCTTGTCACCCCAGGCTATGGACGAATGGTTGCAGCAAAACGCTCAGTTGGATGATCAGGGCCGCTGTGTCCACCGCGCCGATGGCCGCGTTATTCGAGCCTGTCTGCCGATGCACACCTTCGGCCACCCGTGCGATCTGGACGGCTTGATGACGGTTTGCTCGCGTTGGCATCTGGGCCTGGTAGAAGACGCCGCCGAAGCCTTGGGCAGCCGTTACCGTGGGCAACATGCCGGCACTTTCGGTCGGCTGGGTACGCTCAGTTTTAATGGCAACAAGATTCTGACCACTGGCGGCGGCGGCATGATTCTCGCCAACGAAGCCGATGGTCAGCGCGCCAAACACCTGACCACCACCGCAAAAGTGCCACACCCTTACGAATACGATCACGATGAATTGGGTTACAACTTCCGCCTGCCCAATCTCAACGCCGCCCTGGGCTGCGCCCAGTTGGAACAGTTGGATGTGTTCCTGGCGGAGAAGCGCCAGTTGGCGGCCGAGTACGCCGAGCATCTGGCCGATTCCGAATTAACCTTTGTCAGCGAACCACCGCACTGTGAGAGCAATTACTGGCTCAATGCGGTGCTGTGTCCGAATGCATCGGCGCGTCAGGCATTGCTGGAGGCGTCCAACCAAAGCGGCATCATGATGCGTCCGGTCTGGCGGTTAATGAACGAGCTGACCATGTATCAGCAGGCGCCGGCCGGCGATTTGAGCGAAGCGCGCTGGTTGGCCGACCATCTGGTCAATCTGCCCAGTGGCGTGCGTGCGTCCATTCCATCGGAGGCGACCTGA